One window from the genome of Bdellovibrio sp. NC01 encodes:
- a CDS encoding DUF1328 domain-containing protein, which produces MVSAAITFFVIALVAFVLGATGIAGVSMEIGKTLLFVFLVLAIASYLISLFRGKSPKI; this is translated from the coding sequence ATGGTTAGCGCAGCAATAACATTCTTCGTGATCGCACTCGTAGCTTTCGTTTTAGGCGCGACAGGAATTGCCGGCGTATCGATGGAAATCGGTAAGACATTACTTTTTGTCTTCTTGGTTTTAGCGATCGCCAGCTACTTGATTAGTTTATTTAGAGGTAAATCGCCAAAAATTTGA